Proteins co-encoded in one Candidatus Korarchaeota archaeon NZ13-K genomic window:
- a CDS encoding DNA primase, with translation MEGRRDVFHPKYIAKLEVSVNGVVETSDVIGAIFGQLEGLLGPELELKELQRTGKIGRINIKLRREGEGSKGVVELYSGLDKVRTALLIAAMETIDKVGPYQANFKLIKVVDEREEKRNEIAKRAAEILRNWSIEREDSFRRLIEFVERESAKSNFILYGEEQLPAGRGIEESQEIIVVEGRADVMNLLKYGFDNVIAMGGALERVPKSLVKLISEKEATAFVDGDRGGEMVLRTLLEQTDIDYVARAPEGKVVEELTAKEIRKALSSAVPADDVRRELGIPVVGERQHQAGPKSISEGKKSASEVDERLSRIPEIFRGFYERIRNTDKVLLLDEGLNVLKEISVGDLLNELNSLKGVSYIVYDRVITQRIVDRAYEIGVKAIVANVAKDVVRKGAGLAIYTVQ, from the coding sequence ATGGAAGGTAGGAGAGATGTCTTCCATCCCAAGTACATAGCCAAGCTTGAGGTCTCCGTTAATGGGGTCGTGGAGACGAGCGATGTCATAGGCGCAATATTCGGACAACTCGAGGGACTACTGGGTCCAGAGTTGGAGTTAAAAGAGCTTCAAAGGACTGGAAAAATTGGTAGAATAAACATAAAGCTGAGAAGGGAGGGCGAAGGATCTAAAGGAGTGGTCGAGCTATACTCAGGGCTGGATAAAGTGAGAACCGCTCTCCTCATCGCCGCGATGGAGACCATCGATAAGGTAGGTCCCTATCAAGCCAACTTCAAACTCATAAAGGTGGTTGATGAAAGGGAGGAGAAGAGAAACGAAATAGCTAAGAGAGCCGCTGAAATACTGAGAAATTGGTCAATAGAGAGAGAAGATAGTTTCAGGAGGCTCATAGAGTTCGTAGAGAGGGAGAGCGCTAAGTCGAACTTCATACTCTATGGTGAGGAGCAGCTCCCGGCGGGCAGGGGAATCGAGGAGTCCCAGGAGATAATAGTGGTTGAGGGAAGGGCTGACGTGATGAACCTGCTGAAGTATGGCTTCGATAACGTGATAGCGATGGGCGGAGCTCTGGAAAGAGTTCCCAAATCTCTGGTAAAGCTTATATCGGAGAAGGAGGCTACAGCTTTTGTTGACGGGGATAGAGGAGGAGAGATGGTCCTCAGAACGCTCCTGGAGCAGACGGATATAGATTACGTGGCTAGAGCACCTGAGGGGAAGGTAGTGGAGGAGTTAACAGCGAAGGAGATAAGGAAGGCCCTATCCTCAGCTGTGCCCGCCGATGATGTGAGGAGGGAGCTCGGTATACCGGTAGTAGGGGAGAGGCAACATCAGGCAGGCCCTAAGTCCATTTCGGAGGGAAAGAAGTCAGCTTCTGAGGTGGATGAGAGGCTTTCCAGGATACCGGAGATTTTCAGAGGGTTCTATGAGAGAATAAGGAACACGGATAAGGTCCTCCTATTGGATGAGGGACTAAACGTCTTGAAGGAGATTTCTGTAGGAGATCTCCTTAACGAGCTCAACAGCCTCAAGGGAGTCAGCTACATAGTTTACGATCGAGTGATCACGCAGAGGATAGTCGATCGGGCTTACGAGATTGGAGTGAAGGCCATAGTCGCTAACGTGGCGAAGGACGTGGTGAGGAAGGGCGCCGGTCTAGCGATATACACGGTACAATGA
- a CDS encoding aspartate--tRNA(Asn) ligase, which yields MGEEALVRLHGWVSEVRNLGKVRFIVIRNWNERVQITLKKGIVDDRLFEISENLTQESVIEVLGREVREKIAVGADREVIPEKIVVHSYASPQLPLDPNWKVPAQVHTRFDNRPLDLRRPEVQAIFKIESSLLDGMEDCLRRRGFIRVFTPSLIGAASESGAEVFRVDYFDKEAYLRQDPQLHRQLTILGGFEKIYDLGTNWRAELSRTPRHLSEFRSLAVEMAFIESEQDTMRIEEEIIREGIKRVIEERSKELEILKVDLDVPKIPFPELRFPKIYDILAEYGKEVAYGEDYDTEGERILWQYVREEYGSDFFFVNRFPFKVKPFYVMKEDDTWARSVDLLYKGLELSSGGQREHRYEVLISQIREKGLDPRSLEWFTKFFAYGAPPHGGFAIGIERLLMKMLDLSSVKEASLFPRDPDRILP from the coding sequence ATGGGTGAGGAAGCTCTAGTTAGGCTACACGGCTGGGTGAGTGAGGTCAGAAATTTGGGAAAAGTTAGGTTCATAGTGATCAGAAATTGGAATGAAAGAGTTCAGATAACGCTGAAGAAGGGCATCGTTGATGACAGACTATTCGAGATATCTGAGAATCTGACACAGGAGTCGGTAATAGAGGTCCTCGGGAGGGAGGTACGGGAGAAGATCGCAGTGGGTGCTGACAGAGAGGTAATACCGGAGAAGATAGTGGTGCACTCTTACGCGAGTCCTCAGCTTCCTCTAGATCCCAATTGGAAGGTTCCCGCCCAAGTTCACACCAGATTCGACAACAGACCACTCGATTTGAGAAGACCCGAGGTTCAGGCAATCTTCAAGATAGAGTCCTCCCTGCTCGATGGTATGGAGGACTGCCTACGGAGGAGGGGGTTCATCAGGGTCTTCACGCCATCTCTGATAGGAGCAGCCAGTGAGAGCGGCGCGGAGGTCTTCAGGGTCGATTACTTCGATAAGGAAGCTTACTTGAGGCAAGATCCTCAGCTTCACAGGCAATTGACAATTCTGGGAGGTTTCGAGAAGATATATGATTTAGGAACGAATTGGAGAGCGGAATTAAGTCGCACCCCTAGGCATCTGAGCGAGTTCAGGTCGCTGGCAGTAGAGATGGCCTTCATCGAGAGCGAGCAGGATACCATGAGGATAGAGGAGGAGATCATCAGGGAGGGAATAAAGAGGGTGATTGAGGAGAGATCCAAGGAGCTGGAGATACTTAAGGTGGATCTGGATGTCCCTAAAATCCCCTTCCCTGAGCTCAGGTTCCCAAAGATTTACGATATATTGGCTGAGTACGGGAAGGAGGTCGCCTACGGGGAGGATTACGATACAGAGGGCGAGAGGATCCTGTGGCAGTACGTAAGGGAAGAGTATGGTTCGGATTTTTTCTTTGTAAACCGCTTTCCGTTCAAAGTAAAGCCATTCTACGTGATGAAGGAGGATGACACTTGGGCCAGGAGCGTGGACCTCCTCTACAAGGGGTTGGAGCTGAGCAGCGGAGGTCAGAGGGAGCACAGGTATGAGGTCCTGATATCCCAGATAAGGGAGAAGGGACTTGATCCAAGGAGCTTGGAGTGGTTCACTAAGTTCTTCGCTTACGGAGCCCCGCCCCATGGTGGATTCGCGATAGGCATAGAGAGACTGCTGATGAAGATGCTGGACCTCAGTAGTGTTAAGGAGGCCTCTCTCTTCCCGAGAGATCCAGATAGAATATTGCCGTAA
- a CDS encoding isoleucine--tRNA ligase: protein MHKMRRLGRKFDPKSYESEILKYWEEEKIYEKLRELRARANKFHFLDGPPYPSSDTPHPGTVWNKIIKDAIVRFKRGEGFSVLDKPGWDTHGLPIEVMTEKTLGFSSKKDIESFGIDKFVEMCRELASRNIESMTRHFKEFGVSLDWSSPYRTYDKEYIESAWWGLKKIWEEGRLYQGERAVHWCPRCETVLSDYEVSESYRDMMDPSIFVKFKVVGRDEYLVIWTTTPWTLPANVAVMVHPEERYVKVRTSEGVLIMAEKRLEHVLKESGLREYEILEEFQGRAMEGLKYEHPLEDVVDLQRDIKDFHKVILSSEYVSMEEGSGCVHVAPGHGKEDFEMGMRYGLPVKSPVDEKGVFTPEAGKYAGLQVREANGLIIKDLEDRGFLLAKGTIVHKYPVCWRCDTPLIIRTTRQWFIKLSDIREKLLNESDSVKWVPKWGGERRFKDWLLGIEDWIVSRQRYWGIPMPVWICDNCGNIELIGSSRELEERSGVNLSDLHRPWVDGISFTCKSCGGTMRRIPDIMDVWYDSGISFFASFGYPYENADSFSEIFPVDFITEGHDQVRGWFFSLLRIGVLLFNRAPYKSVLMHGFMLDEKGREMHKRLGNYVPPQEIIRRHGRDCFRAFVLTKVPWQDLRFSWKGMEEMERKLNIIWNVYVFASTYIGDREVESLSPDRVRDPINRWLISRLNTVMKNFRHAMENYNTHIASNEIINFLIEDVSHLYLRISRKKIRSRDESVSSEWSSVLYHVLKSVLPYLSIVTPFLAEKIYLDSFRMEGEPESVNMLTLPQPDSSLIDSDLESLMEVARAIISSSGQVRANAGLKKRQPLREMIIVPENPLVRRAVETFAEVIEAEANVKRIAIGGPPEGKGWAEGSFDGGKIYVSLEIGEEELLEGLSREIIRRIQLMRKELGLTLGVERIEVYIQGDETVRRAVESFYDDIAWNSDADAIHLVNSPEEVSGISLGKEWEVDGRRVFVWVRKL, encoded by the coding sequence ATGCATAAGATGAGGAGACTAGGAAGAAAATTTGATCCAAAAAGCTATGAATCAGAAATTCTTAAGTACTGGGAGGAGGAAAAGATATATGAAAAGCTCAGGGAGTTGAGAGCCAGGGCTAACAAGTTTCATTTCCTAGACGGTCCGCCTTACCCCTCATCGGACACACCTCACCCCGGCACCGTGTGGAACAAGATCATTAAGGATGCTATAGTGAGATTCAAGAGGGGAGAGGGATTCTCCGTATTGGATAAGCCTGGATGGGACACTCACGGGTTGCCCATAGAGGTGATGACGGAGAAGACCCTTGGGTTCTCCTCGAAGAAGGATATAGAGAGCTTTGGGATAGATAAGTTCGTGGAGATGTGCAGGGAACTGGCCTCCAGAAACATAGAGTCCATGACTAGGCACTTCAAGGAATTCGGGGTCTCCTTGGACTGGAGCTCCCCGTACAGGACGTACGATAAGGAGTACATAGAGAGCGCCTGGTGGGGTCTTAAAAAGATATGGGAGGAGGGAAGGCTTTATCAGGGAGAGAGAGCTGTGCATTGGTGTCCGAGATGCGAGACAGTGCTTTCTGATTATGAGGTCAGTGAGAGCTACAGGGACATGATGGATCCCTCGATATTCGTCAAGTTCAAGGTGGTCGGGAGGGATGAGTACCTAGTCATCTGGACCACGACCCCCTGGACCCTACCGGCCAACGTGGCCGTGATGGTCCACCCCGAGGAGAGGTACGTGAAGGTTAGGACGAGCGAGGGTGTCCTGATAATGGCGGAGAAGAGACTTGAGCACGTGCTTAAGGAATCCGGCCTCAGAGAATATGAGATTCTGGAGGAGTTTCAGGGGAGAGCGATGGAGGGTTTGAAGTACGAGCATCCACTCGAGGATGTGGTAGACCTTCAGAGGGACATCAAAGATTTTCACAAGGTGATCCTGAGCTCCGAGTACGTCAGCATGGAGGAGGGAAGCGGCTGCGTCCATGTAGCACCCGGACATGGGAAGGAGGACTTCGAGATGGGTATGAGATACGGGCTTCCAGTGAAAAGTCCCGTCGATGAGAAGGGCGTTTTCACCCCCGAGGCCGGAAAGTACGCTGGCTTGCAGGTGAGAGAGGCCAACGGTTTGATAATCAAGGATCTGGAGGATAGAGGATTTCTCCTGGCTAAGGGCACGATAGTACACAAGTACCCGGTCTGCTGGAGATGTGACACCCCCCTGATAATAAGGACGACGAGGCAGTGGTTCATCAAGCTCTCCGATATAAGGGAGAAGCTCCTTAACGAGAGCGATAGCGTCAAGTGGGTTCCCAAGTGGGGTGGGGAGAGGAGGTTCAAGGACTGGCTGCTGGGCATCGAGGACTGGATAGTGTCGAGGCAACGTTACTGGGGAATACCTATGCCGGTATGGATCTGTGACAACTGCGGTAACATCGAGCTGATTGGATCGTCAAGGGAGCTCGAGGAGAGGTCCGGTGTGAATTTGAGTGATTTGCACAGGCCATGGGTGGATGGAATTTCTTTCACTTGTAAGTCCTGCGGGGGTACCATGAGGAGGATACCTGACATAATGGACGTCTGGTACGACTCCGGAATATCGTTCTTCGCCAGCTTCGGTTATCCGTACGAGAACGCTGACTCCTTCAGTGAGATATTCCCGGTCGATTTCATAACCGAGGGTCACGACCAGGTGAGGGGATGGTTCTTCTCCTTGCTCAGGATAGGGGTCCTGCTCTTCAACAGGGCTCCCTACAAGTCCGTTCTGATGCACGGCTTCATGTTGGACGAGAAGGGGAGGGAGATGCATAAGAGGCTCGGGAACTACGTGCCCCCTCAGGAGATAATAAGGAGGCATGGAAGGGACTGTTTTAGAGCTTTCGTGCTCACTAAGGTTCCTTGGCAGGATCTGAGGTTCTCTTGGAAGGGTATGGAGGAGATGGAGAGGAAGCTGAACATAATATGGAACGTCTACGTCTTCGCATCGACTTACATAGGGGACAGGGAAGTTGAGTCCCTGAGCCCGGATCGGGTGAGGGATCCCATAAACAGGTGGTTGATCTCGAGATTGAATACCGTGATGAAGAACTTCAGGCACGCCATGGAGAATTACAACACACATATCGCTTCAAATGAGATAATTAACTTCCTCATAGAGGACGTGAGTCATCTCTATCTGAGGATCTCGAGGAAGAAGATAAGATCTAGAGATGAATCTGTCTCCTCAGAGTGGTCCAGTGTGCTATATCACGTGCTTAAAAGCGTTCTACCCTATCTGTCCATCGTCACTCCTTTCCTAGCTGAAAAGATATACTTGGATTCTTTCAGGATGGAGGGAGAGCCTGAGAGCGTTAACATGCTCACCCTCCCGCAACCCGATAGCTCCCTAATAGATAGCGATCTGGAATCCCTTATGGAAGTGGCAAGGGCGATAATAAGCTCTTCGGGTCAAGTCAGGGCCAACGCAGGATTAAAGAAGAGACAGCCCCTCAGGGAGATGATAATAGTCCCGGAGAACCCCCTCGTCAGAAGGGCCGTTGAGACGTTCGCCGAGGTCATAGAGGCGGAGGCTAACGTGAAGAGGATAGCCATAGGAGGCCCGCCTGAGGGTAAGGGATGGGCTGAGGGCAGTTTCGATGGAGGAAAAATCTATGTGTCGCTGGAGATAGGTGAGGAGGAACTCCTCGAGGGTCTCTCTAGGGAAATAATAAGGAGGATTCAGCTGATGAGAAAGGAACTGGGTCTTACCTTGGGTGTCGAGAGGATAGAGGTTTACATACAGGGAGATGAGACCGTGAGAAGGGCTGTAGAAAGCTTTTATGACGATATAGCTTGGAACTCAGATGCGGATGCTATTCATCTGGTTAATAGTCCGGAGGAGGTCTCAGGCATCTCCCTAGGTAAGGAGTGGGAGGTCGATGGAAGGAGGGTGTTCGTATGGGTGAGGAAGCTCTAG
- a CDS encoding proline--tRNA ligase, which yields MSEREAYEVVPKEEDFSRWFDEVIFKAEILDERYPVKGMYVWLPYGYELMENIMNIMERLLRQTGHKRVYFPSIVPESVLSREFRFIKGFQDSVFWVTRLGRQEIEEKLALRPTSEAIMYEVLSRWINSYRDLPIRIYQIAPIYRYETKATRPMLRVREVAFFKEGHSFHATYEEAVEQVNLEVWIYKSFYDELLIPYIVVKTMPWDTFPGALYNYDIVTIMPDGKALELGSAINFGDLFAKTYELRYMDEKGEKRNVNTTSFGISERSLAAVIAIHGDDRGLRLPPKIAPIQVVIVPIPTKDYEERIMDYCREVRSVLSRDFRAHLDDSDERPGYKFYKWEMKGVPIRVEIGKKELENRELTIFRRDKMERMTTPFEGVTKFIDELLRDIERVLAEQAWSYFKQRIYHARNLEELIENVKTKVVSFAWCGKEECGHEVEEKGGYGLIGYEEGALEGKGERCIICGEEAKHRCWIGRSY from the coding sequence ATGTCCGAGAGGGAAGCCTACGAGGTGGTGCCCAAGGAGGAGGACTTCTCCAGGTGGTTCGATGAGGTGATCTTCAAAGCGGAGATATTGGATGAGAGGTATCCAGTGAAGGGAATGTACGTATGGCTGCCTTATGGCTATGAGCTGATGGAGAATATAATGAACATCATGGAGAGGCTCCTCAGGCAGACAGGGCATAAAAGGGTTTATTTCCCATCGATAGTACCGGAGAGCGTTCTTAGTAGGGAGTTTCGTTTCATCAAAGGCTTTCAGGACTCGGTGTTTTGGGTGACCAGGTTAGGTAGGCAGGAGATAGAGGAGAAACTGGCTCTCAGGCCCACGAGTGAGGCAATAATGTATGAGGTTCTCTCTAGGTGGATAAACAGCTACAGGGATCTCCCGATAAGGATCTACCAGATAGCTCCGATCTACAGGTATGAGACCAAGGCGACGAGGCCCATGCTGAGGGTCAGGGAGGTCGCCTTCTTCAAGGAGGGTCATAGCTTTCACGCCACATACGAGGAAGCCGTTGAGCAGGTCAACCTGGAGGTCTGGATATACAAGAGCTTCTACGATGAGCTGCTCATTCCCTACATAGTCGTGAAGACGATGCCGTGGGACACATTCCCCGGCGCCCTCTACAACTACGACATCGTGACGATAATGCCGGACGGTAAGGCATTGGAGCTCGGTAGTGCCATAAATTTTGGAGATTTATTCGCCAAAACTTACGAGTTAAGATACATGGATGAGAAAGGAGAGAAAAGAAACGTTAATACTACTTCATTTGGGATATCCGAGAGATCGCTGGCCGCGGTTATAGCGATACACGGGGATGACAGGGGACTCAGGTTACCGCCGAAGATAGCCCCAATTCAGGTGGTCATAGTCCCAATACCCACGAAGGACTATGAAGAGAGGATAATGGATTACTGCAGGGAGGTGAGATCCGTTCTCTCCAGGGACTTCAGGGCGCACCTCGACGATAGCGATGAGAGACCGGGATACAAGTTCTACAAGTGGGAGATGAAGGGAGTCCCCATTAGGGTGGAGATCGGGAAGAAGGAACTCGAAAATAGGGAATTAACGATATTCAGGAGGGATAAGATGGAGAGAATGACTACACCATTTGAGGGGGTCACTAAATTCATCGATGAACTCTTGAGGGATATCGAGAGGGTACTCGCAGAGCAGGCGTGGAGCTACTTCAAGCAGAGGATTTATCACGCTAGGAACCTAGAGGAACTCATTGAAAACGTCAAAACAAAGGTGGTGTCCTTCGCCTGGTGCGGGAAGGAGGAATGTGGACATGAGGTAGAGGAGAAGGGTGGTTATGGACTGATAGGATATGAGGAAGGCGCCTTGGAGGGGAAGGGCGAGAGGTGCATCATCTGCGGGGAAGAAGCTAAGCATAGGTGCTGGATAGGCAGGTCCTACTGA
- the thiI gene encoding tRNA 4-thiouridine(8) synthase ThiI encodes MRWIPSIIIVREFNSLVVRYSEIGLKSSTVRHRMERILQRNLEETYRSEGVHFFKIVKRAARLIVYTSDPRVRDSTRLVFGVSSYSPSIEVEADLDGAVELVSSWGNGSFAIRVQRVTKEFPKTSLELAKELGSIVKERTGRPVNLDDPDQEIIVELIGGYAYVSDERISGYGGLPVGTQGSVVALISGGIDSPVAAWLMMKRGARVIPVHFSKSEAEEETFRRIIEVLRRYSYGYEFKPVVVEHAGFLSEVVSRGAREWTCLLCKRRMLIIANRLAKELGAHAIVTGDSLGQVASQTLANLEVESRCLEKPVLRPLIGMDKEEIVRLAKEIGTYDISISHKDPCPFVPAKPKTSAEWRSFSRVVERIGFKEILEDCKGA; translated from the coding sequence ATACGCTGGATCCCGAGTATAATAATTGTGAGGGAGTTCAACTCGCTAGTTGTGAGGTACTCGGAGATAGGCCTCAAGAGCTCTACTGTGAGGCATCGGATGGAAAGGATCCTTCAGAGGAATTTAGAGGAGACATACAGGAGTGAAGGTGTCCATTTCTTTAAGATAGTCAAGAGAGCAGCTAGATTGATAGTCTACACGTCAGATCCTAGAGTCAGGGATTCCACAAGGCTTGTCTTCGGTGTGAGTTCGTACAGCCCCTCCATCGAGGTTGAAGCCGACCTTGATGGGGCCGTTGAGCTTGTATCCAGTTGGGGGAATGGTAGTTTCGCTATAAGGGTCCAGAGGGTGACCAAAGAATTTCCAAAGACCTCCTTAGAGTTGGCTAAGGAGCTGGGATCCATCGTTAAGGAGAGAACAGGAAGACCGGTCAACTTGGATGATCCGGATCAGGAGATAATCGTGGAGCTGATCGGAGGCTATGCTTACGTTTCGGATGAGAGGATAAGTGGATACGGAGGGTTGCCGGTGGGCACTCAGGGTAGTGTTGTGGCCCTCATCTCGGGTGGAATCGATAGCCCAGTGGCGGCTTGGTTGATGATGAAGAGAGGGGCTAGGGTGATCCCGGTGCACTTCTCCAAGAGCGAGGCCGAGGAGGAGACGTTCAGGAGGATAATTGAAGTGCTGAGGAGATACTCTTATGGTTATGAGTTTAAACCTGTGGTGGTGGAGCATGCGGGCTTCCTAAGCGAGGTCGTCAGCAGAGGCGCCAGGGAGTGGACCTGCCTTCTCTGTAAGAGGAGGATGCTCATCATCGCAAATAGATTGGCCAAAGAACTAGGGGCCCATGCCATCGTTACGGGAGATTCCTTAGGGCAGGTGGCATCTCAAACGCTGGCAAACCTAGAGGTCGAGAGCAGATGTCTGGAGAAGCCCGTACTCAGACCTCTCATAGGCATGGATAAGGAGGAGATCGTTAGGCTGGCAAAGGAGATTGGAACCTACGACATCTCGATATCCCACAAAGATCCGTGCCCCTTCGTACCGGCGAAGCCCAAGACCTCAGCGGAATGGAGGAGTTTCTCGAGGGTCGTTGAGAGGATCGGATTCAAGGAGATCTTAGAGGATTGTAAGGGGGCTTAG
- a CDS encoding DNA polymerase subunit beta translates to MRRGIIGFIYGSVARGDVRRESDIDVVILDCSLPPSLIEDMLSGELGEPYYREIIQASPRSVPKCHIHFDEELVVSIPLGTVRMKEREFYKFGGRIGLEEVRNGIRVPGVNKELKLIYPTPSGHLLLPVVGHESAVAKILGIDEASVKERVKVLTKRRVVGKTGLYANYRLMPGESIEEALLRLRGVKKWLDERLRREGV, encoded by the coding sequence ATGAGGAGAGGGATCATCGGATTCATTTACGGGAGTGTAGCCAGGGGGGATGTTAGGAGGGAGAGTGATATAGATGTGGTGATCCTTGACTGCTCCCTACCTCCCTCGCTGATAGAGGATATGCTGTCTGGCGAGCTGGGGGAGCCCTATTACAGGGAGATAATTCAAGCCTCCCCGAGGAGCGTACCGAAGTGTCACATACACTTCGATGAAGAACTAGTCGTTTCCATCCCCTTGGGGACGGTGAGGATGAAGGAAAGGGAATTCTACAAATTCGGTGGAAGGATCGGGTTAGAGGAAGTGAGGAACGGCATTAGAGTACCGGGGGTGAACAAAGAGCTCAAGCTGATATATCCCACTCCTTCGGGTCACCTTCTGCTCCCAGTAGTGGGGCACGAGAGTGCTGTAGCTAAGATACTCGGGATAGATGAGGCATCCGTTAAGGAGAGAGTTAAAGTCCTGACCAAGAGAAGAGTCGTTGGCAAGACGGGATTGTACGCCAATTACCGTCTGATGCCAGGGGAATCCATAGAAGAAGCCCTCTTAAGGCTCAGAGGGGTCAAAAAATGGCTTGACGAGAGACTCAGGAGGGAGGGTGTCTAG
- a CDS encoding 30S ribosomal protein S26e has product MPKKRKNRGRKLGGSGHERTVQCSQCGRVVPADKAVKVTRWVSPVGGSLGKDLERQGAYISKRLETRYYCVSCAVYLGIVRPRAEEERKESLPLNRAATKRQVSNLPLKFLKV; this is encoded by the coding sequence ATGCCCAAAAAGAGGAAGAACAGGGGTAGGAAGTTAGGCGGTTCCGGCCATGAGAGAACAGTCCAATGCTCCCAATGTGGCAGGGTGGTTCCGGCTGATAAGGCCGTGAAGGTCACTAGATGGGTATCTCCAGTGGGCGGGAGCTTGGGAAAGGATCTTGAGAGGCAGGGCGCTTACATATCGAAGAGGCTTGAGACCAGGTACTACTGCGTCAGTTGCGCCGTCTACCTGGGTATAGTCAGGCCAAGAGCAGAGGAGGAAAGGAAGGAGTCCCTACCACTCAACAGGGCCGCCACGAAGAGGCAGGTATCGAACCTACCGCTCAAGTTCCTCAAGGTCTGA
- a CDS encoding 30S ribosomal protein S17e, producing the protein MGTVREKAIKRTAYKLVKQYPDLWTEDFEHNKVILSQIAEIKSKTYRNRIAGYITRLKVRERQGTLI; encoded by the coding sequence ATGGGGACCGTCAGGGAGAAGGCCATCAAGAGAACAGCCTATAAGCTTGTGAAACAGTATCCGGATCTTTGGACGGAGGATTTCGAGCACAACAAGGTGATCCTATCTCAGATAGCTGAGATAAAATCCAAGACATATAGAAACCGGATAGCCGGGTACATAACCCGCCTGAAGGTCAGGGAGAGGCAGGGAACCTTGATATAG
- a CDS encoding mRNA surveillance protein pelota — translation MRVLEEDLKKGFVRLRVDSLNDMYWLSTVLERGDLVTMKTLRRVKQDGIRADSGERVPMTLTIEVDKVKLDHYSSKLRVSGIVRVGPDKFGIQGQHHTFSVEEGSVLTIVKKEWKRSHLDILRRAESLSEKGELIFVAMDDEGATIARVSPTRAEEVAYVRSRLPSKMEDLRGREGEERRYFSEVLGVLRELDGRVKPRAIVVGGPGFTKEKFISYVKLKDPGIGEKVREGDASSATFSGIIEMLRRGEADKVLRELELIKDMVSVDEIFNLLARGSDLVTYGLKEVIESVNQGAAELVLISSTLFFDPDTREEIFNLIEGCERIGAEFRIIDSESEPGERLKGIGGIAAKLRYRLH, via the coding sequence TTGAGGGTCTTGGAGGAGGATCTGAAGAAGGGATTCGTGAGGCTGAGGGTGGACAGCCTGAATGATATGTACTGGCTGTCCACGGTGCTCGAGAGGGGAGACCTAGTCACCATGAAGACTCTGAGGAGAGTCAAGCAGGATGGGATAAGGGCTGATAGTGGGGAGAGAGTGCCAATGACACTAACGATAGAGGTGGATAAGGTGAAACTTGATCACTACTCCTCCAAGTTGAGGGTATCTGGCATCGTCAGGGTGGGGCCTGATAAGTTCGGCATACAGGGGCAGCATCACACCTTCTCCGTCGAGGAGGGCTCTGTGTTAACAATAGTTAAGAAGGAGTGGAAGAGGTCTCACTTGGATATCCTCAGGAGGGCTGAGAGTCTCTCGGAGAAGGGAGAGTTGATTTTTGTGGCGATGGATGACGAGGGAGCTACTATAGCTAGGGTGAGTCCAACGAGAGCTGAAGAGGTTGCCTATGTAAGATCGAGGCTTCCGTCCAAGATGGAGGACCTGAGAGGGAGGGAGGGGGAGGAGAGAAGATACTTCTCCGAGGTCCTGGGCGTTTTACGTGAGTTGGATGGTAGGGTGAAACCTAGGGCAATAGTGGTTGGAGGTCCGGGGTTCACCAAGGAGAAGTTCATCTCCTACGTGAAGCTCAAGGACCCCGGGATCGGAGAGAAGGTGAGGGAGGGTGATGCCAGTAGCGCCACGTTCTCAGGAATAATTGAGATGTTGAGGAGAGGGGAGGCGGATAAGGTCCTGAGGGAGCTTGAGCTCATCAAGGACATGGTGAGCGTGGATGAGATCTTCAACCTACTGGCCAGAGGATCGGATCTCGTGACATACGGGCTCAAGGAAGTCATCGAATCTGTCAATCAGGGGGCGGCGGAGCTGGTCCTCATATCGAGCACCCTGTTCTTCGATCCGGACACTAGGGAGGAGATATTTAACCTGATAGAGGGATGCGAGAGAATAGGAGCTGAATTCCGAATAATAGATTCGGAGAGTGAACCCGGGGAGAGGTTGAAGGGCATAGGGGGCATAGCCGCCAAGCTGAGGTACAGGTTGCATTAG